One window from the genome of Schistocerca piceifrons isolate TAMUIC-IGC-003096 chromosome 1, iqSchPice1.1, whole genome shotgun sequence encodes:
- the LOC124718718 gene encoding vegetative cell wall protein gp1-like, whose translation MRRSVSRAALLLLLITAASAHHSAAVGEEAAAADHAASGDAVPAVPAGARAAVAPVHPVAHSEGAADNKAAVPAAAGDARYADGDESGESEHIADVVAQDGSLSRVRKSCPPFGPCKQFCIEVRPRDPRQSPFIICEPPDHAKNPVPPYPFSPAYPYYPDYEYPYPPGPKEPLPPAPEPYPGYPYSPYYKAPYYKAPYPPPPLYYPLPVPVQSAQNSASSAAATATASTALQGLSSLVPHFRAVEEQKSSPVASKPNATPDSSEKPAASPSPSARSVYDPAYHAYPYAPPDFPVPAPCYADPRYLPPPGAQTPLALLQLFLRAESAEMMRQASGGSSEHSDSKSGPTKVNLPLENPKKSDSSVREAQMAPAYGAPFGSPFVPFGYQPMPYGYPTAPYGPANFQSSYYKSAEPKQSKPGAPPTTPYVPQNPAVPPGTELPKDDVGAPPSPAANSVLKAGIPAPAAPGSPAPPSAASSPPASSPPAAGAAKDKPPAAPAPLSAGKPKSASEVDDQPKVAVNPLHRGYPHRYGYWGQPIAPGHLYGNQYQNYPGMHYGMM comes from the exons ATGCGGCGCTCCGTCTCGcgcgccgcgctgctgctgctgctgataacCGCAGCGTCGGCTCACCACAGCGCCGCCGTCGGCGAAGAGGCGGCCGCCGCCGACCACGCCGCGTCGGGCGACGCCGTCCCCGCCGTCCCTGCCGGCGCCAGGGCCGCCGTCGCTCCGGTCCACCCCGTCGCCCACAGCGAAGGCGCCGCCGACAACAAAGCTGCGGTGCCCGCCGCAGCCGGCGACGCCCGCTACGCCGACGGAGACGAGAGTGGCGAGAGCGAGCACATCGCCGACGTCGTGGCGCAGGACGGCAGCCTGTCGCGGGTGAGAAAGTCGTGCCCTCCCTTCGGCCCGTGCAAGCAGTTCTGTATCGAAGTCCGGCCGCGAGACCCGCGCCAGTCGCCGTTCATCATCTGCGAGCCGCCCGACCACGCGAAGAACCCGGTCCCGCCCTATCCGTTCAGCCCCGCGTATCCTTACTACCCGGATTACGAGTATCCTTACCCACCGGGGCCCAAGGAGCCTCTTCCGCCGGCGCCAGAGCCGTATCCGGGGTACCCGTACTCGCCCTACTACAAGGCGCCCTACTACAAAGCGCCGTATCCCCCGCCCCCGCTTTACTACCCGCTACCAGTGCCGGTGCAGTCGGCGCAGAACTCGGCCTCCTCCGCAGCGGCCACGGCTACGGCGTCCACGGCTCTGCAGGGCCTCAGCAGCCTGGTGCCACATTTCCGCGCGGTGGAGGAGCAAAAGTCCTCGCCGGTGGCCAGCAAACCGAACGCTACTCCAGACTCGTCCGAGAAGCCGGCAGCGTCGCCTTCCCCCTCGGCCCGCAGCGTCTACGACCCGGCCTATCACGCCTACCCGTACGCGCCGCCGGATTTCCCCGTGCCGGCGCCGTGCTATGCAGACCCCAGGTACCTGCCGCCTCCGGGCGCGCAGACGCCCCTAGCGCTGCTGCAGCTGTTCCTGC GGGCTGAATCCGCGGAGATGATGCGCCAGGCGAGCGGCGGGAGCTCCGAGCACAGCGACAGCAAATCCGGTCCTACGAAGGTCAACCTGCCCCTGGAGAATCCCAAGAAGAGCGACTCATCCGTCCGGGAAGCGCAGATGGCGCCCGCTTACGGAGCGCCCTTCGGCAGCCCGTTCGTGCCCTTCGGGTACCAGCCGATGCCGTACGGTTACCCAACTGCACCGTACGGTCCTGCCAACTTTCAGTCCAGTTACTACAAGTCAGCAGAGCCGAAGCAGTCCAAACCCGGAGCGCCGCCCACCACTCCGTACGTCCCACAGAACCCGGCCGTCCCCCCGGGCACCGAGTTGCCTAAGGACGACGTAGGAGCGCCGCCGTCTCCGGCAGCCAACAGCGTCCTGAAAGCTGGCATCCCGGCTCCTGCGGCCCCCGGCAGCCCTGCGCCGCCTTCAGCTGCCTCGAGTCCACCGGCGTCTTCGCCGCCAGCTGCCGGGGCCGCAAAGGACAAACCGCCAGCCGCGCCGGCGCCGCTGTCGGCTGGCAAACCGAAATCCGCGTCGGAGGTAGATGACCAACCCAAAGTGGCCGTCAACCCACTACACAGAGGGTACCCGCATCGGTACGGCTATTGGGGCCAGCCTATAGCGCCTGGCCATCTCTACGGCAACCAGTACCAAAACTACCCCGGAATGCATTATGGTATGATGTAA